AACAGTACATAGAAGGTGCAAGTCTCTGCAGTAGTGGCTGTGGGGTTGCAGTGGTTGAGGATTGGGGGCTATGACTAAGCAGGGGCAAAAGCTGGACCTGAAGATGGGCAAAGGAATCAGGGGTCAAAGGTGGGAGCTGCAGATCTGACCTGCAGAAGGTGTGAAGAgttggctggaaaaaaaaaaaaaaggagtctgCAGAGAAAGATGGAGGGGCACAACATCTATGTAACATCTACTGGTGAAGGAgccttcagagagagaggggggcaggATGGCTGGAGGctgaagaggggggggggggcacttgGAGACAGGATAGGGAACCAGGGAGGAACAAAGCCGGTAGTCTCACTCACGGTAGAACACATATTCAGTGTAGCTGGTCCAGATCTTGTCGTCTGTCTGCTCATGGGCAAAGGCGCAGGTTCCTGTCGAGTTACAGGCCACCATGTGGAAGCCTGCGTCAGCCAGCTTGTCAAACGCCTGCTCCAGAAAGGTGAACTTTAGATAGTAGCGGGATGTGTAGCGTTCAGGGGGGCGGTCAGGGTCCCGGCTCTCGTTCAGGGTCTCCCCGAAAACCTCTTTGGCCAAAGAGGTCTTCCCACACACCATGATCCGTGCCACCCGGCGGAATTTGGCGTCAGTGTGACTGTCTCGTCCCAGGGTGTATGAACCCCTGTAGCCGATGGTGATGAACCCGGAGCGTTTGCCGTCCATGGAACCGGGCACCAGGCTGgcacaggcagcagcagcagcacccagGGAGCTGAGGTTCCGGGCTGAGTCGATTCCAGGTGAGGAGTCCTCTGGGTCACTCTGACATCCATCTTCCCCAAGGGAGTTCTGCTTGCTGATTTTGGGTGCCAGCAGTTTGACAAGCTCTGGTAGGTTGAAGAACTCAGCCTCCCTCTGCAGACGGCCTCGCTCGGGGAAGTGGTCTGGAAGAACCAGCTGCTGGTCCCTCATATAGTCCAGGATGTAACGGAACAGGAAGCCATCACGGTCGACAAAGAAACGACCCTTTGTGTCCCTAGCCAGTCCTTTATTTGACTTTCGACTGAACATCTCCCATAGCAGGGAGTCTGGCACACTTGTGAGGGTGGAGTAGCGGGTTATGTACACCTGGCCGCCAACATTGAGCTCTATAATCTCTGGAAAGGGGACCTCCTCCGCAGATATGCCACTATCTGGTAAAGCCATGGCTCACAGGAGCAATTGAAcgcagcttgaaaaaaaaactctcttgGTAGTAATGAAAGCAAACAGCgcaggactttaaaaaaaaaactgtcagtgTACCTGTCACAGTGATCGTGAGGCCTGTTGCCTGTCACAGATTCCAGGTCTCTTGATGCGGTGGATCTCCTCTGGAAACAGAGCGACTCAACTGCCGCGCAGAATTGGTATTCGTGTTAAAAAGCTGCCCGCCACTCTCTCATCAAATCCAGCAGAAGCAAAACAGTCACACAAACATGTCCTGTACTTCTAACTACAGCTTTCCTCCATTATTACTAAAGCATGGCGCAGAGCATTTCAGGCAGCAGTGGAACCGTTTCTTCTGCGTCCTTTACGCGCAAGTAGATGTGAAATCATGCGGTTGCAATACTGCTTTTGACTCCAGTTCTCTGAGAAGGAAATGAACGATTCGCACAACTGTCCATAACGACTTCTCTAACTCTAATGTCGGTGGGTTGTCCTCGCGGAAACAGGATCAGGTGGCCCAACTTCAATTAAGCAATCCATAGTTGGTGACATTTGTGGGTGTCCCGTTGGCGAAGAGCCATGCGATGAACAAGATGTTAAAGACGTAGTCAGACGCGAGGAAGGTGTATAAAAAAATCTCCGTCCTCTCCATCACTTGCGGGTCGAAACGATCGCGAGGTGGTCGGCGGGTCTGTCCCTCCGCTCCTCTCTCGTGTCAGTCTGTAAGTCTGCTGCAACGTAAACGGAGGACACAGCGTTGTTCAGCTGGTTAGCCACGCCCATACGCGGTGACGCGCATCAGCCGTGATCCAGGTCAAAACCTCCTGCACTGTAAATGGACAGGTCCAACACTGTACCCGCTTAAAACAACGCGCATTGGAAGTTAAGTGTGTAATCATAGTCAAGGTTTATTTCACAAGTTGCCCTAAATGAATACATTGCATCGTAATTAAATAAAAGGAGTTACATTTTTGCAGTTGTATCTGTGTATTTTTGGGATTACCACGCACAAATCCGTCTGTGATCAATGGAGGACATCCAACTCTTCACACactttcatgtttgtgtgctttttgCTCCTCTGATTGATTAGTTATTCGACAGAGAACTGAGAACCAAACAACAGTACCGCCCTATTCTTGTTCTGCTGGAGTCCCATATAAAATCCGAGCCACTGAGTTATAAATGAGTGCATTTAattttcatgcatttatttttgggaaCACTCTGAGAGATCAGCGCAGTGAGTGTGTATGAGAAGGAGGGGAGAACAGTGACATCTAGTGAATTCTCAGGAGGGATTGTTCTCTCTCACAGAACATTTCAAGCTACTAATTCTGACCATGATAATGCAGAATTAAGTTCAAGTAGCCTACTAGTTTGTATCTATTTAAAGCTCTCTCCTTCTGTAATCTTTGTTTCTTAAAGTTACTTTGATGTTTGACTATCAATGTTCATAGTTTGATGCTAAATACTGTTTCATATCGACACGACTTGGTCAAAAATGAAGAACAATTTATGATGTAAAGgtttaacacacattttcaatgaTTTTGGTGACATTTTACGTCTAGCTAATATACAGTATAACTTCTGAGatgttttaaacagtttttcGTTTCAGATTGAGATACATCAAATTAAACTTGAGGtagtgaaaatgttcaacatagTATTGAGAAGCATGGCTGAGTCAGACTGCCCTGCATTGGTAATATAAgctaccctctctctctctgtttgtctctgtttgatGTGTAGTCCACCTCACAGTCATTTCTCTGGGTTATCAGTAGGTCATTTTTTCCTGTCTCCAAATGTCCTGGTTCTGATTTCCGAGAGGGCCAAGGCTGGCTTGCAGCACCTCAAGCCTTGTCGTCTACAATCTGGATTGGACCGCTATGGTTATGTGTGCACAACCACAGGATCTGACTGTCCTTGCTTTATCTATTATTCCATTTAGTATAATGTGCCAACTGTTACAAGACACTAGGATTTCTCATCCAGCGCAGAACAAAATATCCAAAAGAATATGCTCTGGTGCAGAACTACAATGGAATATTTTGGATTAATGCCACTGTGAACCCCTGCCAGTGACCGAAAACAATACAACCACTCAAACATTTGTGTATGATTGATCTCCTTTTTAGTCACTGAAATTTAAAATCCCTGCACATCAGCATGCAACCctgatttcttttttactgCCAGTTTCATCATTCTAATCACATCCAGACCACAGCCCATTGATCCCCAGAAATATGGACAAAATGACTACATCAAATAAATTAGTTTGACCTTCTGCAACGGCCGGATTATCTGTGTATATCTGTCAGTTCTCATCAACGTGATGGCCTTCAGGGGCTGTTAGCTGTATCCGTGTGGGTGTTTGACGCTCTAATGATTCAAAGCAGGCAAAGAGGAGGCTCAGGAGAAGAGACAGTGGTTAAATatactcagaaatcaacataaaaTGAATTGCTGCTGCATAATCTATGtattcaaaacaaaataacataTTCTACTGGATTCTTGGATCATGCAGTTAGAAGAATGGGTAACTTATGGAGATTTTACAGGTTGTTTTCCTGTATTCTCAGCATTTACTGCAGACAGCTGcactatttattgatttatggCATGCTCTGTGGGATCAACAAAAAATGAACAGACTGTGATATCCGTTTTCTGAGGTGTTCGTGGTGCCAATGTGAACCCATATGCACAGCCTCATTTCCCTCAGTTCGAGGCATCATTCATCTTTCGAGACAGGTGACATGAAGGGGAAACCAGACGCCTGCAACGCATCTTGTTGAGAGAATCAAATCCCCTCGTGAGTCTCTATGTGGAGGAAAAAACACTCAGTTGTTTATTTAATAATGACAGAGTCGGAGACACTCTGACAGATGTACAGCGCATTAATGAAATTAAAGAGGACTTTCAAATAGGAGGGCTGGCTGCCCCCGCATGCCCTTTTCACTAATGCAAACCTTTATATTCAATTAGTTTTTTCCACTTCATGTAAGACACAGTCAGTAACTTACCTCTATTATAACATCTACACAATTTAATGAACCAGTTTGATTGTCATAATACAGTATATTAACATCATATCCTCCCCATGATACAAGACAGCTCTAAGGtagataaaacaacaaaaacgacTGACAAACGTATCGCTATTTCTCATAAGAAGCTCAACATTTTTTGGCTTCTAGTTTGTGgtcagtttctgtttctttttgttgaggtAGTGGAACGTATTTATTCAATCTAGGAAAATGACAACTCTTACCGGTAACTTAAGTTTCTGAAAAGAGAAACCCCTGTTATCTTACCATTGATAAAGATCTGAATAGGATCAAAATGTCTAACAAGTATTAAAATTCATTTGTGAATGATTTGGAGTCAGCTTTAAGGTATTCTTCATATATTCTTCTGCTTTGTAAGTATATGTTTATGTGCATGATGGCTCAAAccatttttattaaacatccATATAAATGATGGCTGAGTTCCATTTGGCTGAAGTTTCAGACTGAAATACAACAGACTGCGCTTCCTTTAACTCCAAATCCCTCTTTCATACACCGGCATGTTGGAGCATTAAGTATGGATTCAGTTCAAATTTGAATTCACTTTCACAGAGAAATGTtgcccatttttttttccatttcttctACTTCAAATTTCAACACCATCAAAAAAAGGATAAAGGTACCTTTTAAGTTTCCAATCATAGAAGGTTTAAGCAATTTCACTTGTGGAAGCGGTAGTAATGAGTATCCATGTCCCTAAAGGGGAGATACTTCCCATCTTTTGGTAACATCCTACATGTCTTCCCTGAATGAGGTTTCCCTGTAAACCCTCTGTAAGTCCTGTCCTCTTTTCAATTAAAATACCAACTGAGATTGAATTGCAAAAAACTGAACACTACAACCAGCAACACTTATATGCAAATGGCTGTTCATTAGTGATACTATGAAGCACTATGTCTTTCTAACGTCATataaaagttgatttatttttctaggACAGAGGACAAAAAGCGTAAAAAGataattgtttattttggtTCTTCCCCGCCAGTAGTTTATCCACAATCAGACTGAAAGAAAATATAGACTAAGGTACACGAAATGCAGGGATTTTTTAATATATACCACAATTAATTTCATGGAGACAGCTTTATGTGCATACTTTAAAGACTACTGCCAATATGATGACCACTGGCTTGATGGGAATAATGGGTCGGGTTATTTGGGACTGCAGGACGAGGGTCTGGGAAACTTGTTAGtgagcacaaacaaaacacaaaacccaATCACTTATCCATAGAACAAAACAACTAATGGTTTCACCCACCACTTTCAATCACAATTCAGTTCTGATGCAGTGATGGATCACGCTCATTAGCTAGCGATAACACTCAAAACAATGCTCACCTTTACCAACTCACAAAGCTCTGTAATTGTTTATCATCTAggtttttcatatttatatatatgtatatatagttgtgtgggtgtgtcacacatgtaattaaaatattaaaaaaaggttaataaaGTGCTTTCTActgactcaaacacacaatCTCTGGGAGAATGGCATTGATACAGCATGTTTGAGAGTTAaaaatcacttatttttttattagcgGTGTTCATCAGTGCTTAAGGG
This is a stretch of genomic DNA from Labrus bergylta chromosome 9, fLabBer1.1, whole genome shotgun sequence. It encodes these proteins:
- the kctd12b gene encoding BTB/POZ domain-containing protein KCTD12b — its product is MALPDSGISAEEVPFPEIIELNVGGQVYITRYSTLTSVPDSLLWEMFSRKSNKGLARDTKGRFFVDRDGFLFRYILDYMRDQQLVLPDHFPERGRLQREAEFFNLPELVKLLAPKISKQNSLGEDGCQSDPEDSSPGIDSARNLSSLGAAAAACASLVPGSMDGKRSGFITIGYRGSYTLGRDSHTDAKFRRVARIMVCGKTSLAKEVFGETLNESRDPDRPPERYTSRYYLKFTFLEQAFDKLADAGFHMVACNSTGTCAFAHEQTDDKIWTSYTEYVFYRGLGGVSKAVTSGLTALTGVTFTEPPATPAGTESAEPGSSGRTRSLPETSNSITLDPRNPLYMDSPPPLTPPLPPPPPPHVDCPDLPPLSPLVLPPPLPSSKHSTTFSPPLHSTLPLAESQQRPSTLNLRTLPRPGIRENGGPPPGVEEEEEERKLLEEDLKKCIDDFKKIRLPSVFPDRKRHWQSDLLKKYNA